A DNA window from Centroberyx gerrardi isolate f3 chromosome 5, fCenGer3.hap1.cur.20231027, whole genome shotgun sequence contains the following coding sequences:
- the cyp24a1 gene encoding 1,25-dihydroxyvitamin D(3) 24-hydroxylase, mitochondrial gives MRAQIQKVPQIVELLKKKSVGLQHFKPTSSVCVLEEKDAVEAAPCPHAARAHSLDAIPGPTNWPLVGSLIELLRKGGLTRQHEALVDYHKKFGKIFRMKLGSFESVHIGAPCLLEALYRKEGSYPQRLEIKPWKAYRDLRDEAYGLLILEGKDWQRVRSAFQQKLMKPTEVVKLDGKINEVLTDFVARIGKMNVGGKIEDLYFELNKWSFETICLVLYDKRFGLLQENVNEEAMNFITAVKTMMSTFGMMMVTPVELHKSLNTKTWQDHTAAWDRIFSTAKVYIDKKLKRNATGAPDDLIGDIYRHSCLSKKELYAAITELQIGGVETTANSMLWAIFNLSRNPGAQRKLLEEIREVVPPGQDPCGEHIKSMPYLKACLKESMRLSPSVPFTSRTLDKDTVLGDYAIPKGTVLMINSHALGSNEEYFDDGKQFKPERWLRENSTINPFAYVPFGIGKRMCIGRRLAELQLQLAMCWLVRDYEIVATDNEPLDVIHSGLLVPNRELPVAFIRR, from the exons ATGAGGGCGCAGATCCAAAAAGTTCCTCAGATAGTGGAGCTGCTGAAAAAGAAGTCTGTAGGCTTGCAGCACTTCAAGCCAACATCCTCAGTGTGCGTCCTGGAGGAGAAGGATGCTGTGGAGGCTGCGCCGTGCCCTCACGCTGCCAGAGCGCACAGCCTGGACGCCATCCCTGGACCCACCAACTGGCCCCTGGTCGGCAGTCTGATTGAACTGCTCCGGAAAGGAGGTCTGACGAGACAACACGAGGCACTG GTTGATTATCATAAGAAATTCGGCAAAATCTTCCGAATGAAACTTGGCTCTTTTGAATCGGTCCACATTGGCGCACCTTGCTTGCTGGAGGCGCTGTACAGAAAGGAGGGAAGTTACCCCCAGAGACTGGAGATCAAACCCTGGAAAGCATACAGAGACCTGAGGGACGAGGCGTACGGACTTCTCATTCT GGAAGGGAAAGACTGGCAGAGGGTGAGGAGCGCGTTTCAGCAGAAGCTCATGAAACCGACAGAGGTGGTGAAACTTGACGGCAAAATAAATGAG GTGTTGACAGATTTCGTTGCCAGAATTGGAAAAATGAACGTCGGTGGAAAGATTGAAGACTTGTACTTCGAACTGAATAAATGGTCGTTTGAGA CCATTTGCTTAGTTCTCTACGACAAGAGATTTGGACTGCTGCAAGAGAATGTCAACGAGGAAGCAATGAACTTTATCACAGCTGTAAAAACA atgaTGAGCACATTTGGCATGATGATGGTCACACCAGTGGAGCTCCACAAGAGCCTCAACACCAAAACTTGGCAGGATCACACCGCAGCATGGGACCGCATTTTCAGCACAG CCAAAGTCTACATAGACAAGAAGCTGAAGAGGAACGCCACTGGAGCTCCTGATGACTTAATCGGCGACATCTACCGCCACAGTTGCCTTTCTAAGAAGGAGCTGTACGCAGCCATCACAGAGCTACAGATAGGCGGCGTAGAGACG ACTGCCAACAGTATGCTGTGGGCTATTTTCAACTTGTCACGTAACCCTGGCGCCCAGAggaagctgctggaggagatTAGAGAGGTGGTGCCTCCCGGTCAGGACCCATGCGGAGAGCACATCAAGAGCATGCCCTACCTCAAGGCCTGCCTCAAGGAATCCAtgag GTTATCGCCATCAGTTCCATTCACGAGTCGAACCCTGGACAAAGACACTGTGTTGGGAGATTATGCCATTCCCAAAGGA ACAGTCTTAATGATTAACAGCCATGCACTGGGCTCCAATGAGGAGTACTTTGACGATGGGAAGCAGTTCAAACCTGAGCGCTGGCTACGGGAGAATAGCACCATCAACCCCTTTGCCTACGTTCCTTTTGGCATCGGAAAGAGGATGTGCATCGGCCGGCGGCTGGCAGAGCTACAGCTGCAGTTGGCCATGTGCTGG CTGGTCAGAGACTATGAGATTGTGGCGACAGATAACGAGCCACTCGACGTGATCCATTCCGGGCTTTTGGTTCCCAACAGGGAACTGCCTGTCGCCTTCATCAGGAGATGA